The Corynebacterium suranareeae genome window below encodes:
- the ileS gene encoding isoleucine--tRNA ligase: MSEAVGGVYPQVDLSGGSSKFPEMEENVLNYWKQDDTFQASIDQREGAEDYVFYDGPPFANGLPHYGHLLTGYVKDIVPRYQTMRGYRVPRVFGWDTHGLPAELEAEKQLGIKDKGEIEAMGLAKFNEYCATSVLQYTKEWEEYVTRQARWVDFENGYKTMDLSYMESVIWAFKELYDKGLIYQGFRVLPYSWAEHTPLSNQETRLDDSYKLRQDPTLTVTFPVTGTVEGTDANPDLVGALALAWTTTPWTLPSNLALAVNPSVTYALVEVAEDGEAEFVGKRVLLAKDLIGAYSKELGAEAVVVSEHPGSGLVGLTYEPIFGYFRDHANAFQILGAEYVTTEDGTGIVHQAPAFGEDDMNTCNAAGIEPVIPVDMDGKFTSLVPEYQGQLVFDANKDIIKDLKAAGRVVRHQTIEHSYPHSWRSGEPLIYMALPSWFVNVTEIRDRMVEVNQDIEWMPAHIRDGQFGKWLEGARDWNISRSRYWGSPIPAWVSDNDEYPRVDVYGSLDELEADFGVRPKSLHRPDIDELTRPNPDDPTGKSTMRRVTDVLDVWFDSGSMPFAQVHYPFENKEWFDTHAPADFIVEYIGQTRGWFYLLHVLSTALFDRPAFKKVVAHGIVLGDDGLKMSKSKGNYPNVNEVFDRDGSDAMRWFLVSSPILRGGNLIVTEKGIREGVRQAQLPMWNAYSFLQLYTSKKATWSVDSTDVLDRYILAKLHDLVADTQAALDSTDIAKACDLVRNFCDALTNWYVRRSRERFWAGDEAHPEAFNTLYTVLETLTRVAAPLLPMTTEVIWRGLTGERSVHLTDFPSADSFPADAELVRTMDEIRGVCSAASSVRKSHKLRNRLPLPGLTVALPDADRLADFASIIRDEVNVKNVELTSDVDAVGTFEVVVNAKVAGPRLGKDVQRVIKAVKSGNYTREGDVVVADGIQLNDGEFTERLVAANPDSTAQIDGVDGLVVLDMNVTEELEAEGWAADAIRGLQDARKNSGFEVSDRISVVISVPEDKKEWITTHADHIAAEVLATSFEITTDALDGETHDIVAGVTAKVTKN, translated from the coding sequence ATGTCTGAAGCCGTTGGCGGAGTTTACCCACAGGTTGATTTATCTGGTGGGTCTTCCAAATTTCCAGAAATGGAAGAAAATGTCCTGAACTACTGGAAGCAGGACGATACTTTCCAGGCCAGTATCGATCAGCGTGAAGGCGCAGAAGACTACGTTTTCTACGATGGCCCTCCTTTTGCTAACGGTCTTCCACACTATGGTCACTTGCTGACCGGCTACGTCAAAGACATTGTTCCTAGGTACCAAACCATGCGCGGTTACAGGGTTCCCCGCGTATTTGGTTGGGACACCCACGGTCTTCCTGCCGAGCTTGAGGCAGAAAAACAGCTTGGCATCAAGGACAAAGGCGAGATCGAAGCCATGGGACTTGCCAAGTTCAACGAATACTGCGCTACCTCGGTGTTGCAATACACCAAGGAGTGGGAAGAATACGTCACCCGCCAAGCTCGTTGGGTTGACTTTGAAAACGGCTACAAGACCATGGACCTTTCCTACATGGAGTCCGTGATCTGGGCATTTAAGGAACTTTACGACAAGGGCCTGATCTACCAGGGCTTCCGCGTGTTGCCTTATTCCTGGGCAGAGCACACCCCGTTGTCTAACCAGGAAACCCGCCTGGATGACTCCTACAAGTTGCGCCAAGACCCAACCTTGACCGTCACTTTCCCAGTGACTGGCACTGTTGAGGGAACCGACGCTAACCCTGATCTTGTTGGAGCACTTGCACTGGCATGGACGACCACCCCGTGGACCCTTCCTTCCAACCTTGCATTGGCAGTTAATCCAAGCGTGACCTACGCATTGGTTGAGGTTGCTGAAGACGGTGAGGCGGAATTCGTCGGCAAGCGTGTTCTTTTGGCCAAGGACCTCATCGGTGCCTACTCCAAGGAGTTGGGCGCTGAGGCAGTGGTGGTTTCTGAGCATCCTGGTTCTGGACTGGTCGGACTGACCTACGAGCCAATTTTCGGTTACTTCCGTGATCACGCGAATGCGTTCCAAATCTTGGGGGCAGAATACGTCACCACCGAAGACGGCACCGGTATCGTCCACCAGGCGCCAGCTTTCGGTGAAGACGATATGAACACCTGTAATGCTGCAGGTATCGAACCTGTCATTCCTGTTGATATGGATGGTAAATTCACCAGCCTTGTCCCTGAGTACCAAGGACAGTTGGTGTTCGATGCCAATAAGGACATCATCAAGGACCTTAAGGCTGCAGGTCGTGTGGTTCGCCACCAGACCATCGAGCACTCCTACCCACACTCATGGCGATCCGGTGAACCGCTGATCTACATGGCTCTGCCATCATGGTTTGTCAACGTCACCGAGATCCGTGACCGCATGGTTGAGGTCAACCAGGATATCGAGTGGATGCCAGCACACATCCGCGACGGCCAATTTGGCAAGTGGCTTGAAGGTGCCCGCGACTGGAACATCTCCCGTTCCCGTTACTGGGGATCACCAATCCCAGCATGGGTGTCCGACAACGATGAATACCCACGCGTGGATGTCTACGGCTCACTCGATGAGCTTGAGGCTGACTTCGGCGTGCGTCCAAAGTCCCTGCACCGCCCAGACATTGATGAACTAACTCGTCCAAACCCAGACGATCCAACCGGCAAGTCCACCATGCGACGCGTCACCGACGTGTTGGATGTGTGGTTCGACTCTGGTTCCATGCCATTTGCACAGGTGCATTACCCATTCGAGAACAAAGAATGGTTTGACACCCACGCACCAGCAGACTTCATCGTGGAGTACATCGGACAAACCCGTGGTTGGTTCTACCTGCTCCACGTGCTGTCCACCGCACTGTTTGACCGCCCAGCCTTCAAGAAGGTTGTCGCTCACGGCATTGTCTTAGGCGATGACGGACTAAAGATGTCCAAGTCCAAGGGCAATTACCCAAACGTCAACGAAGTCTTCGACCGTGATGGTTCCGATGCCATGCGTTGGTTCCTCGTGAGCTCTCCAATCCTGCGCGGCGGCAACCTGATTGTCACCGAAAAGGGCATCCGCGAAGGTGTGCGCCAAGCTCAGCTTCCAATGTGGAACGCATACTCCTTCCTGCAGCTGTACACCTCCAAGAAGGCAACCTGGTCTGTCGATTCCACCGACGTCCTAGATCGCTACATCTTGGCAAAGCTCCACGACTTGGTAGCTGATACCCAGGCTGCACTGGACAGCACTGACATTGCCAAAGCATGCGACCTGGTACGCAACTTCTGTGACGCCTTGACCAACTGGTACGTACGACGCTCCCGTGAACGTTTCTGGGCAGGCGACGAAGCACACCCAGAGGCCTTCAACACCCTCTACACCGTGCTGGAAACTCTCACCCGCGTAGCAGCTCCACTGCTGCCAATGACCACCGAAGTAATCTGGCGTGGACTAACCGGCGAGCGCTCCGTGCACTTGACCGACTTCCCATCTGCAGATTCTTTCCCAGCAGATGCAGAATTGGTTCGCACTATGGATGAGATCCGTGGTGTCTGCTCAGCGGCGTCTTCTGTGCGTAAGTCTCACAAGCTGCGCAACCGCCTGCCCCTACCAGGTCTAACTGTTGCCCTTCCAGATGCAGATCGTCTGGCAGACTTTGCTTCCATCATCCGTGATGAAGTCAATGTGAAAAATGTCGAGCTGACCTCTGATGTGGATGCAGTGGGAACCTTTGAGGTCGTTGTCAACGCTAAGGTCGCGGGACCTCGCTTGGGCAAGGACGTACAGCGTGTGATCAAGGCAGTGAAGTCTGGAAATTATACTCGCGAAGGCGACGTGGTTGTTGCTGATGGTATCCAGCTCAATGATGGTGAATTCACCGAGCGTCTTGTTGCAGCAAACCCTGATTCCACCGCACAGATCGACGGTGTGGACGGCCTTGTGGTTTTGGACATGAACGTCACGGAAGAACTCGAAGCAGAAGGCTGGGCAGCAGATGCAATCCGCGGTCTGCAGGATGCGCGAAAGAACTCCGGCTTTGAAGTATCAGACCGTATCTCTGTTGTCATCAGTGTTCCTGAGGACAAGAAGGAGTGGATCACCACTCACGCTGATCACATCGCAGCTGAAGTGTTGGCCACCTCCTTTGAGATCACCACTGATGCTTTGGATGGCGAAACCCATGACATCGTTGCAGGTGTCACCGCGAAAGTTACTAAGAACTAA
- a CDS encoding MerR family transcriptional regulator encodes MLIGEVSKLSGVSARMLRHYEKLGLVTPEQTASGYREYAESDVRRILHIEGLRSLGLSLKQVGEALDDPEFDPQAVVSEMIAKTSARISMERELLARLKAVRDAQVSDWESALDAVQILHRLRSGDPTQRQAVAFDSVSGREDVAPETLVESALGEADLNAEGALSWAVVQRGEEAVALAARGLRSKDVAVRLRAVRIVSRVIASAPSTGATGQWLRQALHDVDPSVRAEAALALGKARDELAVEQLVSMVLTGVRDVDAAELLAGFDQSVQVEVMGKFERALEDEETMSPVRGRIAQALAEFDIAPARKLIVQLVDDENPTVAYTVAAILKARRWKS; translated from the coding sequence ATGCTGATCGGTGAGGTATCCAAGCTCAGTGGAGTGAGTGCGCGCATGTTGCGGCATTACGAAAAGTTGGGTTTGGTTACCCCGGAGCAGACGGCGTCTGGATATCGGGAATATGCGGAATCTGATGTGCGTAGGATTCTTCACATTGAAGGTTTGCGCAGCTTAGGGCTTAGTTTAAAGCAGGTTGGCGAAGCGCTTGATGATCCGGAATTTGATCCGCAGGCAGTTGTTTCGGAGATGATCGCCAAGACCTCTGCCAGGATTTCTATGGAAAGGGAGCTTCTGGCGAGGTTGAAAGCAGTCCGAGATGCGCAGGTATCGGATTGGGAATCTGCGCTGGATGCAGTGCAAATCCTACATCGGTTGAGATCGGGAGATCCGACGCAACGTCAAGCCGTGGCCTTTGATTCGGTGTCGGGCAGGGAAGATGTGGCGCCAGAAACATTGGTGGAATCAGCACTGGGGGAGGCTGACCTGAATGCGGAAGGTGCGCTGTCGTGGGCCGTTGTGCAGCGGGGTGAGGAAGCTGTTGCATTGGCGGCACGGGGCCTGCGCTCAAAGGATGTGGCGGTGCGGCTTCGGGCGGTAAGGATTGTGTCGCGGGTTATAGCAAGCGCTCCGTCAACGGGCGCTACCGGGCAGTGGCTTCGGCAGGCTTTGCACGACGTAGATCCTTCTGTGAGAGCTGAAGCTGCGCTGGCGTTGGGGAAAGCACGTGATGAACTTGCGGTAGAACAGTTGGTGTCCATGGTTCTAACCGGTGTCAGGGATGTTGATGCAGCTGAATTGCTGGCTGGTTTTGATCAGTCCGTGCAGGTCGAGGTGATGGGGAAATTTGAGCGCGCACTAGAAGACGAGGAGACGATGTCTCCGGTGCGTGGCCGGATTGCGCAAGCGTTGGCAGAGTTTGACATAGCACCAGCGCGAAAGTTGATTGTGCAGCTTGTCGATGATGAAAATCCCACCGTGGCGTATACCGTGGCGGCGATTTTGAAAGCTCGGAGATGGAAGTCTTAA
- a CDS encoding ABC-F family ATP-binding cassette domain-containing protein has protein sequence MRTFANYIAIDGLSFSYPNTHVLTDISLTVSKGEIAGLIGENGVGKSTLLSLIAGVIEPDQGTIYLPENTGFIAQETDLPFDQPVQSLIDAAVAPVRAVDAAIAELSTQLSDESLSAEQQAKVATDFDAALGAAEELGLWELDARIETVVAGLGLADVERSTAIGELSGGQRRRFALAALLMEPHEALIFDEPTNHLDDSAVDFLISEISRFKGPILIASHDRFFLDAVCTELIDLDPALGPEGGAGEEVKQAVSFGGGFSEYIKERELRRTRWSQLYLAQETERAKLEDATGMEESDIFHRSTSKSESKITEKFYADRAAKTQGNRVRSAKNRLKELERYEIPAPPKPLEFQGIPDFTRHGHGETLEVRGVAVENRLQPLTFRIDPGDHILVEGPNGVGKSTLLSVLAGTLEPTEGELIIPEGLKIARLKQDDQWTDKQLDTPVDELFATLSKGPVELSLVEMGLLRKASQSSPLRALSLGQRRRVSLGLILASPPDLLLLDEPTNHLSLALSEELEAAMEKFPGRVILASHDRWIRKRWTGKKISLSF, from the coding sequence ATGCGCACTTTTGCCAACTATATTGCCATTGACGGCCTCAGCTTTTCCTACCCCAATACACACGTCCTCACCGATATTTCCCTGACCGTATCAAAAGGGGAAATTGCAGGCCTAATAGGTGAAAACGGTGTGGGAAAGTCCACACTTTTAAGCCTTATCGCAGGTGTAATCGAACCTGATCAAGGCACTATTTACCTGCCTGAAAACACTGGTTTTATCGCCCAGGAAACAGATTTACCTTTTGACCAACCCGTGCAATCGCTTATCGACGCCGCCGTCGCCCCAGTCCGCGCCGTCGATGCCGCCATTGCGGAGCTATCCACGCAACTGAGTGATGAATCTTTAAGCGCGGAGCAACAAGCAAAGGTAGCAACAGATTTCGACGCTGCACTAGGTGCCGCCGAAGAACTTGGGCTGTGGGAATTAGATGCCCGCATTGAAACCGTGGTCGCAGGTTTAGGCCTTGCAGATGTAGAACGCAGCACTGCCATTGGTGAGCTTTCCGGTGGTCAACGCCGCCGTTTTGCCCTTGCTGCACTGCTGATGGAACCACACGAAGCGTTGATCTTCGATGAACCCACCAACCACCTTGATGATTCCGCCGTAGACTTCCTCATTTCGGAAATCTCACGCTTCAAAGGCCCAATTCTGATTGCCAGCCACGACCGTTTCTTCCTCGATGCGGTATGCACAGAATTGATAGATCTTGACCCTGCGTTAGGCCCAGAAGGTGGTGCTGGTGAAGAGGTCAAACAAGCAGTCTCCTTCGGTGGTGGCTTTTCCGAGTACATCAAAGAACGCGAATTACGGCGCACTCGCTGGTCACAACTTTATTTGGCTCAAGAAACAGAGCGTGCAAAATTGGAAGATGCCACCGGTATGGAAGAATCCGATATTTTCCACCGCTCCACGTCCAAGTCAGAATCTAAAATCACTGAGAAGTTCTACGCCGATAGAGCAGCCAAAACTCAAGGCAACCGTGTCCGTTCTGCCAAAAATAGGTTGAAAGAACTCGAACGCTATGAAATCCCCGCCCCACCGAAACCATTGGAGTTTCAAGGTATTCCTGATTTCACCCGTCATGGGCACGGCGAAACACTAGAAGTCCGTGGCGTTGCCGTGGAAAACAGGCTTCAACCCTTGACTTTCCGCATTGATCCCGGTGATCACATCCTGGTTGAAGGCCCTAACGGCGTCGGCAAATCAACCTTACTCAGCGTTTTAGCAGGCACACTGGAACCCACTGAGGGAGAATTAATCATCCCCGAAGGCTTAAAGATTGCTCGGTTAAAACAAGACGATCAATGGACTGACAAGCAATTAGACACACCCGTCGATGAGCTTTTCGCGACCCTGTCCAAAGGTCCGGTCGAGCTTAGCCTGGTGGAAATGGGGCTGTTGAGGAAGGCGTCGCAAAGCAGCCCGCTTCGGGCCCTATCCCTTGGCCAACGCCGGCGCGTCTCGCTCGGCCTAATCCTGGCAAGCCCGCCAGATCTTTTGCTTCTCGACGAACCCACCAACCACCTCTCCCTCGCGCTAAGCGAGGAACTTGAGGCTGCAATGGAAAAATTCCCCGGCCGCGTTATTCTGGCCAGCCATGATAGGTGGATCAGAAAACGATGGACGGGGAAGAAAATCAGCCTGAGTTTTTAA
- a CDS encoding RluA family pseudouridine synthase has protein sequence MNRQSRTLPVPEGLAGMRVDAALSKLLGISRTVAAELATAGDVSVDGAVVGKSDRLVADTMLDVLLPEPAAPLMPKEEIVPGLDILYSDDDVIAVNKPVGVAAHPTVGWEGPTVVGGLAAAGFRISTSGPPERKGIVQRLDVGTSGVMVVAASERGYTVLKRAFRDRTVDKTYHALVQGHPDPLTGTIEAPIGRHPSAGWRFAVTTEGKHAVTHYETLEAFQEATLVKIHLETGRTHQIRVHFSALHHPCCGDPMYGSDPALSKRLGLNRQWLHAVSLGFNHPADGRWMEIESPYPQDLQHALDVLRA, from the coding sequence ATGAATAGGCAAAGCAGAACTCTTCCAGTTCCAGAAGGATTAGCAGGCATGCGTGTTGATGCAGCGCTGTCCAAATTATTAGGCATTTCCCGCACCGTGGCTGCCGAGCTAGCTACCGCCGGAGACGTCAGTGTCGATGGGGCAGTAGTAGGAAAAAGCGACAGGCTTGTTGCCGATACGATGCTGGATGTTTTGCTGCCTGAACCCGCAGCACCGTTGATGCCAAAAGAAGAAATCGTTCCCGGTCTAGATATTTTGTACTCCGATGATGATGTCATCGCAGTAAATAAACCTGTCGGAGTGGCTGCACACCCCACAGTCGGATGGGAAGGCCCAACGGTGGTTGGGGGTCTTGCAGCTGCAGGTTTTCGGATTTCCACCTCTGGCCCACCAGAGCGCAAAGGCATTGTGCAACGCCTCGACGTGGGCACCTCAGGTGTGATGGTTGTTGCTGCCTCTGAACGTGGATACACCGTACTCAAGCGCGCTTTCCGGGACCGCACAGTGGATAAAACCTACCACGCGCTTGTTCAAGGCCACCCCGATCCTCTAACAGGTACTATTGAAGCTCCAATTGGGCGACACCCTTCAGCTGGGTGGCGTTTTGCTGTGACTACTGAGGGCAAACATGCAGTCACGCACTATGAAACACTGGAAGCTTTCCAAGAAGCAACCTTAGTGAAAATCCATTTGGAAACAGGCCGTACCCACCAGATCCGCGTGCACTTTTCTGCCTTGCATCACCCATGTTGTGGCGATCCGATGTATGGCTCCGATCCTGCGCTGTCTAAGCGACTTGGCCTCAACCGCCAGTGGCTCCACGCAGTGTCTTTAGGTTTTAATCACCCCGCTGATGGTCGATGGATGGAAATTGAATCCCCATATCCACAAGATCTACAGCATGCATTAGATGTGCTTCGAGCTTAA
- a CDS encoding asparaginase: MSKQHSTPSNNDEEHTSPTQKVAVITTGGTIACTSDANGHLLPTVSGAELLAPIAPRFNGAQIAFEIYEINRLDSSSMTFEDLDTIIATVHKVLEDPNVVGVVVTHGTDSMEESAIAVDTFLNDPRPVIFTGAQKPFDHPESDGPNNLFEACLIASDPSARGIGALIVFGHAVIPARGCVKWHTSDELAFASNGPEEPERPDALPVAKLADVSVEIIPAYPGATGTMVEAALAAGAQGLVVEAMGSGNVGSRMGDALGKALDAGIPVVMSTRVPRGEVSGVYGGAGGGATLAAKGVVGSRYFRAGQARILLAAAIATGVHPATLF; the protein is encoded by the coding sequence ATGTCGAAGCAGCACTCCACACCATCAAACAATGATGAAGAACACACTTCCCCTACCCAAAAGGTTGCGGTAATTACCACCGGCGGAACCATCGCTTGCACTTCCGATGCCAATGGGCATTTGCTTCCTACCGTCAGCGGCGCAGAACTACTCGCCCCCATCGCCCCGCGGTTTAATGGAGCGCAGATCGCTTTTGAAATCTACGAAATCAACCGCCTCGATTCTTCTTCCATGACGTTTGAGGATCTAGACACCATCATCGCCACCGTGCACAAAGTGCTCGAAGACCCAAACGTTGTTGGCGTAGTAGTCACCCACGGAACAGACTCCATGGAAGAATCCGCCATCGCAGTAGATACATTCCTCAATGATCCTCGCCCAGTCATTTTCACCGGCGCACAAAAACCCTTCGACCACCCAGAGTCAGACGGCCCCAACAACCTTTTCGAAGCATGCCTTATCGCATCCGACCCTTCCGCCAGAGGAATCGGCGCTCTTATCGTCTTTGGTCACGCTGTCATCCCCGCTCGCGGCTGCGTGAAGTGGCATACCTCCGATGAATTAGCATTTGCCTCCAACGGCCCTGAAGAGCCAGAACGTCCCGATGCGCTACCAGTAGCTAAATTGGCAGACGTATCCGTAGAAATCATCCCTGCCTACCCCGGCGCGACAGGCACGATGGTTGAAGCGGCACTTGCTGCTGGCGCTCAAGGACTAGTTGTTGAAGCAATGGGATCCGGCAACGTTGGCTCCCGCATGGGCGATGCGCTTGGTAAAGCACTTGACGCCGGAATCCCTGTGGTCATGAGCACCAGGGTTCCACGCGGTGAGGTGTCCGGCGTATATGGCGGTGCAGGTGGTGGCGCTACCCTAGCCGCTAAGGGTGTCGTGGGATCTAGGTACTTCCGTGCAGGTCAGGCACGTATTCTTCTCGCTGCTGCCATCGCCACGGGCGTTCATCCAGCGACGCTGTTTTAA
- a CDS encoding EamA family transporter: MVVNGVSLYAGAALAVGLFESFPPALVAWMRVAAAAAILLVLYRPAVRSFIGQTGFYAAVYGVSTLAMNITFYEAIARIPMGTAVAIEFLGPIAVAALGSKTVRDWAALLLAGIGVLVISGAQWSDNSIGVMFALAAALLWAMYIIAGNRIAGDASSSKTGMAVGFTWAAVLSLPLAIWWWPGLGATELSLIEVIGLALGLGVLSAVIPYGLDQIVLRMAGRSYFALLLAILPISATLMGALALGQMLSVAELVGIVLVVIAVALRRPS, encoded by the coding sequence ATGGTGGTTAACGGTGTGTCTTTGTATGCCGGTGCTGCCCTTGCTGTGGGACTGTTTGAAAGTTTCCCGCCAGCACTGGTTGCGTGGATGCGGGTGGCAGCGGCGGCAGCGATCCTGCTTGTCCTGTATCGGCCTGCGGTGCGAAGTTTTATTGGCCAGACTGGTTTTTATGCCGCAGTGTATGGGGTGTCCACGTTGGCTATGAATATCACTTTTTATGAGGCGATCGCACGTATCCCGATGGGCACAGCAGTTGCTATTGAGTTTCTAGGGCCCATCGCAGTAGCGGCGTTGGGAAGTAAAACTGTGCGGGATTGGGCAGCGTTGCTTCTTGCGGGTATCGGCGTGCTGGTTATCAGTGGCGCGCAGTGGTCGGACAACAGCATAGGCGTGATGTTTGCGCTGGCGGCAGCACTATTGTGGGCTATGTATATCATCGCGGGAAACCGGATTGCAGGCGATGCTTCGTCCAGCAAAACAGGCATGGCGGTTGGTTTTACGTGGGCAGCAGTACTCTCCCTACCGCTGGCGATATGGTGGTGGCCAGGGCTTGGTGCTACGGAACTTTCTCTAATTGAGGTGATCGGATTGGCTCTTGGCCTAGGCGTGCTCTCGGCGGTAATCCCTTATGGACTCGACCAGATTGTGCTTCGCATGGCAGGTCGATCCTACTTCGCGCTGCTCCTGGCCATTTTGCCGATCAGCGCCACGCTCATGGGAGCGCTTGCGCTGGGCCAGATGCTGTCAGTGGCTGAGCTAGTCGGCATTGTGCTGGTTGTCATTGCGGTTGCTTTGCGACGCCCCTCCTAA
- the lspA gene encoding signal peptidase II translates to MVNVTSKDAGANLTPMRKKEKRTTVKQVVALMAAIVVVIASLDQIVKQIMLNWLEPGVPVPIIGNWFRFYLLFNPGAAFSMGGENSTWIFTCIQLSFVVGIAIYAPRIKHKWVAAGLALVAGGALGNLLDRLFRDPSFFFGHVVDYISVGDFAVFNIADASITCGVVVFLIGMVLEDREAARVAKAAEEKEVA, encoded by the coding sequence ATGGTCAACGTGACCTCAAAGGATGCAGGGGCAAACTTGACCCCCATGAGAAAGAAAGAAAAGAGGACAACCGTTAAACAGGTGGTTGCCTTGATGGCCGCCATCGTTGTGGTGATCGCGTCCCTAGACCAAATAGTTAAGCAAATTATGCTGAATTGGTTGGAACCTGGCGTTCCAGTTCCCATCATTGGTAATTGGTTCCGCTTCTACCTCCTGTTTAACCCTGGAGCAGCGTTTTCCATGGGTGGAGAAAACAGCACCTGGATCTTCACCTGCATCCAGTTAAGCTTTGTTGTGGGCATCGCCATTTATGCACCACGCATCAAACACAAGTGGGTTGCTGCCGGACTAGCTCTTGTTGCTGGTGGTGCATTAGGTAACCTGCTGGATCGGCTTTTCCGCGATCCGTCTTTCTTCTTTGGACACGTGGTTGATTACATTTCGGTAGGGGATTTTGCTGTATTTAACATCGCTGATGCTTCGATCACATGTGGTGTGGTGGTGTTTTTAATCGGCATGGTCTTGGAAGATCGCGAAGCAGCTCGAGTGGCTAAAGCAGCTGAAGAAAAGGAAGTGGCTTAA
- a CDS encoding DNA polymerase IV, with translation MQRWVLHIDMDAFFASCEQLTRPTLRGRPVLVGGVSGRGVVAGASYEARKFGAKSAMPMHQAKARVGFGAVVVSPRHVVYSAASRRVFQIIEKRAGIVERLSIDEGFMEPEALIGATPEEVRQWAEELRAEIKEATGLPSSVGAGSGKQIAKIGSGRAKPDGVFVVPVDQQHDLLDPLPVGALWGVGPVTGAKLATMGVETIGDLAALTQKEVEISLGTTIGISLWNLARGIDDRPVEPRAEAKQISQEHTYEKDLTTRQQVDAAIIRSAEGAHRRLLKDGRGARTVSVKLRMADFRIESRSYTLSYATDDYETLEATAFRLARYPGEVGPIRLVGVSFSGLEESRQDILFPELDRQIISPPAPDTDYEAGVQSSAVNNSTIEVHSEEVSTIWRATQDVYHPDFGHGWVQGAGHGVVSVRFETRSTTRGRTKSFAMDDPELQPADPLDSLDWADWFAENGEAEQDD, from the coding sequence ATGCAACGCTGGGTTCTGCACATCGACATGGATGCCTTCTTCGCATCCTGTGAGCAGCTCACCCGACCAACATTAAGAGGACGCCCTGTCTTAGTCGGCGGTGTCTCCGGCAGAGGTGTTGTTGCTGGCGCATCCTATGAGGCCCGAAAATTTGGGGCGAAATCCGCCATGCCCATGCACCAAGCAAAAGCCCGGGTTGGGTTTGGCGCAGTGGTGGTGTCACCACGACACGTTGTGTACTCCGCCGCATCGCGCCGGGTGTTTCAAATAATAGAAAAACGCGCAGGAATAGTTGAACGACTAAGCATCGATGAAGGCTTTATGGAACCAGAAGCACTAATTGGTGCCACTCCAGAAGAAGTCCGTCAGTGGGCAGAAGAGCTGCGCGCAGAAATCAAAGAAGCCACAGGTCTGCCCTCGTCGGTAGGGGCTGGTTCGGGTAAACAAATTGCCAAAATCGGGTCCGGCAGAGCAAAACCAGATGGCGTGTTTGTGGTGCCGGTAGACCAACAACACGATCTTCTAGACCCACTTCCAGTTGGTGCCTTGTGGGGAGTAGGTCCAGTTACCGGAGCAAAGCTTGCCACCATGGGAGTAGAGACAATCGGTGATCTAGCTGCACTAACCCAAAAAGAAGTAGAAATCAGTCTCGGTACAACCATCGGAATTTCACTGTGGAACCTTGCCCGAGGAATCGACGACCGCCCGGTTGAACCCCGCGCCGAGGCGAAACAAATCTCCCAAGAACACACCTATGAAAAGGATTTAACTACCCGCCAACAAGTAGATGCAGCAATTATCCGATCTGCCGAAGGTGCTCACCGCCGACTTCTCAAAGATGGCAGAGGGGCCAGAACCGTCAGTGTGAAACTTCGCATGGCAGATTTTCGAATCGAATCTCGCTCCTACACCTTGTCTTACGCCACCGATGATTATGAAACTTTGGAAGCAACCGCCTTCCGACTCGCCCGCTACCCAGGAGAAGTTGGCCCTATTCGACTAGTTGGAGTCAGTTTCTCCGGATTGGAAGAATCCCGCCAGGACATCTTGTTTCCGGAACTGGACCGCCAGATCATCAGCCCGCCTGCTCCAGATACTGATTACGAAGCGGGGGTGCAATCTTCAGCTGTAAATAATTCCACCATAGAAGTACATTCCGAAGAAGTATCGACCATATGGCGAGCCACCCAAGATGTCTATCACCCAGATTTCGGGCACGGGTGGGTGCAAGGCGCAGGCCACGGGGTGGTATCAGTACGTTTTGAAACACGCAGCACAACAAGAGGACGAACCAAGAGCTTTGCCATGGATGATCCAGAGCTACAACCAGCAGATCCGCTCGATAGTTTGGATTGGGCTGACTGGTTTGCAGAAAACGGTGAGGCAGAGCAAGACGATTAA